The Candidatus Limnocylindrales bacterium genome includes the window GAAGGAGATCTTGACCTGTTCTTTAAGAGTCTTCACTACTTGATTTTGCCGGTCCTCTGTCTGGACATACTGCTCATCCCTCCGATTTCCCGTATGGTTTATACCTCCATTTTAAATGTTTTATCCTCAAACTATATCCGAACGGCTAAAGCCTACGGACTCCCAGAACGCCTTATCCGCTATCGATACGCCCTAAGAAATGCTCTGATTCCGGTCATAACCCTTTGCGGTCAATTATTTACCCACCTCATTGGAGGAATCGTACTGGTCGAAGTCGTATTTGCCTGGAATGGTATCGGGCGTTATGCCGTAAACAGCCTGCAGGTTGCCGATCTGGCCCCGGTTCGTGCGTTTATTCTCGTGGTTATCGTCTGTTCCCTCCTCGTAAATTTTATCATAGATCTTATCTACTTTTATCTAGACCCCCGAATAAAGGGATAAGGAATATGACCCCTACCTCCAGTTTTATAGTCCCCTTTGTTTTGAAATTTCCCCCTACCTTCCCAAAGAAAGACTCCAGAAACGCCCACAAAATAAGCGAATAATCCCAGAACTGTATAGAAAATTAGCACCCTTGATCGACCTGTCTTTCTGCCCTTTATCTCCTAATCTCTTATTTTGTAAAGAGTTAGTTAAATTTTCAATATTTAGACCTGGGGTGGTATAGGCCTTGCTCTTTCAGATAGCCGGTATATTCAGTAATCCAGAGAAGTGGATGGTTCTTGCCACACAGGTATAGGGAAGTGTCATATTGACTTCACATGGAAGCTGGCCACGGGCTATACCCCATTCATCTTTTTTCAGGCTTAGAACAAATGGGATAGGACCTATATCTATGGGAATTTGGTATAAGTAAGTCCCATCCCCCTTATAAAAAGGAGTCAGAAGATGAGGAAAGGCAGAGTTCAAAATCATCATACAGAAGCGGATATGGTCAACCTTACCCTTGACCGGCGCTCCTTTCTAAAGCTTGTGGGAGCTACAGGAAGTTTGATGGCCGCAGGGGATTTACTAACCGGATGGGAGAAGGTCGGGGAAGCTGCCGGTAAAAAAGTAACCCTGACGGTGGCTTTTCCTGCGGATATCGCTTCTTTGCTCCCGGATGTTTGGGCGGGAATGACCGAACATGTCATCAAACGCACCATCTACGACTGCCTGCTCCATTACCAGACTCAAGAGGTCAATGGGAAACTCTATTATGACAATGATCGTTATGATATGCTCATTGCCAGTGACCTTAAGGTTTCTGATGACCGTAAGACCCTTACATGGACCATTCGGGATGGATGGACCTTCTCCAACGGGAAGAAGATTGATGCTTATGCCTGTGAGAAGTGCTTCCGATGGTACTTTAAGCGGGATAGTATTGGGGCTGCCCAGATGAAGGTCGATGGAATTACCCGGCTAGAGGATGTGTATGCTGTGGATGCAAGGACCCTGGTCCACCAGCTTACCTATCCAGCTCCTTGGGGGGCCATTGCCAATTATATTCAACTGCTCAGCATCGTGGATGTAGATGAAATTATGAAACATGCCACCGAGAGCGATCCCTATGGGGTAAAGTGGTTGGAGCGGGAAACGGTATGTTCAGGTCCTTACAAGATAGAGAAGTGGATAACAGGAGATCAATTCGTGGTGACCGCACGGGAAGATTACTATAAGGGTAAACCGAAAATAGACCGGATTATTTTTAAAATTATCCCGGACCCTTCAACCCGTTACATGATGGCCCAAAGGGGCGAACTGGATATGCCGGCTAATCTGGATATGAAGGATCTGGAAATTTTGAAAAAAGATCCCAACTTCCTGGTCGAAGGATACGAAACCCTGGATTGGTGGTACCTGGGTATGAATTGGAAAACGCCTCCCTTTGAGGATTTAAATGTTCGCAAAGCCATTGCCCACGCCATTCCCTACGATGAAATCATTAATACGGTCTGGTACAATTTTGCTACCCGCCTCAAGAGTTGCTATCCCATTCCGGTACCCGGGTATGATCCAACTCTATGGCCTTACGAATATGATCTGGATAAAGCAAAAGGATATCTCAATCAGTCGAGTCGTCCCAAAGGATTTGAGGTGGAGATGGCAGTGGATAACGATAATATCAATGAAGAACGAACGGCTATCCTGATCCAGGATGCCCTCAAAAAAATTGGAATCAATGTAAGTATCCAGAAAATGACGGCCGCTAAAAAATGGGAATCCTTGATTGCCAGGAAAATTGACTCTGCCGTGGCTGCTTTTATGCCCTGGATTGCCGATGGAGGATATCATACCCACTGGAATCTCCTGGAAGATAGTTTTGCCAATTTTTTTAATTATAAAAATCCCGAGGCTGATAAAATCGCTAAAGAATTTATCTATATGGATCCTAAAGATCCCCGACGCATTGAACTCATGAAGAAACATCAAACCCTGTTAATTAATGACGTTCATGCCGTTTATCTCTTTGCCCCTCAGTGGATTTATCCCCACCGAAAGAACCTGAAGGGATTTGTTTACTTTCCAGATTCTATGCCTCGATTCAGCCTCATGGAGAAAACCAACGATTTAGGCTAAAAGCAGCAGCTAGGGGGCAGGAAGAAGTGGAGTAAAAAACTGCCCATGGTCTCTGTTTTCTGAACTTTTAATGGCTGTTGAAAGGGAAAGTCTTTTTCAGGCTGAAGAAATCTTCCGGCAAAGGATGCAAAGTCCCCTTCGAAGGCTGGGGGTATTTCTGGGACTGACCTGCAATCGACGGATCCAAATCGGTCTAATTTTAATTACGTTCTGGGTTCTGGTGGCCCTCCTGGCTCCTTTCATAGCGCCCTATGGTCCAGAAGAGGTTTTTCAAGGCGATAAACGACTTAAACCCCTGGATAAATACTGGCTTGGAACAGATCAA containing:
- a CDS encoding ABC transporter substrate-binding protein, coding for MRKGRVQNHHTEADMVNLTLDRRSFLKLVGATGSLMAAGDLLTGWEKVGEAAGKKVTLTVAFPADIASLLPDVWAGMTEHVIKRTIYDCLLHYQTQEVNGKLYYDNDRYDMLIASDLKVSDDRKTLTWTIRDGWTFSNGKKIDAYACEKCFRWYFKRDSIGAAQMKVDGITRLEDVYAVDARTLVHQLTYPAPWGAIANYIQLLSIVDVDEIMKHATESDPYGVKWLERETVCSGPYKIEKWITGDQFVVTAREDYYKGKPKIDRIIFKIIPDPSTRYMMAQRGELDMPANLDMKDLEILKKDPNFLVEGYETLDWWYLGMNWKTPPFEDLNVRKAIAHAIPYDEIINTVWYNFATRLKSCYPIPVPGYDPTLWPYEYDLDKAKGYLNQSSRPKGFEVEMAVDNDNINEERTAILIQDALKKIGINVSIQKMTAAKKWESLIARKIDSAVAAFMPWIADGGYHTHWNLLEDSFANFFNYKNPEADKIAKEFIYMDPKDPRRIELMKKHQTLLINDVHAVYLFAPQWIYPHRKNLKGFVYFPDSMPRFSLMEKTNDLG